The Hymenobacter sp. DG01 sequence GGGCGCCGCGGTCCAGGGGTTCATCGGGCAGTACGGGGTGACCAATGGGGTAGCTCAGGTCGGGGGCAGCAGTGTTCATCGTCAGGAGAAAGGAGATAATAAAGAAGGTGCAAGGTACGCCTACCCCTCTATTTCCGGTGAAGGCATAAAGAGTTGGCGACGGAAAACAAAAATGGCTTCCTGGTGCAGGAAGCCATTTTCTGAAAGTGCGGAGGTAGTATTACCCGTTGCGCTTATTGAGTTCGTCGCGGATTTTGGCGGCCTTCTCGTAGTCTTCACGTTCGAGGGCCTGGGCCAGCATTTTGGTCAGCTCATCCAGAGAAACCTGTCCGCTGGGTTCGCGCGGCTCGGCCGGCTTGGGCGTCGGCTGGTCGTTGTCCTCGTCTTCGTCATCATCGGTATCGTCATCGTCCTCATCGGCGTTTTCGTCGAGGTCCGAAAGAATGATACCGGCTTCGCTCAGCACGCTTTCCACCGTAAAGATGGGCACTCCAAAACGCAGGCCGATGGCAATGGCATCAGAAGGACGAGCGTCGAGCTCGAAGGTGCTGGCGCCATCCGAACACACGATTTTGGAGTAGAACACGCCTTCCTTCAGATCCGAAATCAGGACTTCCAGCACGGCTACGTGCATCTGCTCGGCGAAGGACTTGAACAGGTCGTGGGTAAGCGGCCGGTTCGGGCTGATTTTCTCTATCTGGATGGCGATACTCTGCGCCTCAAACATACCAATGATGATTGGTAAGCGCCGGTTGCCGGTCTTTTCGCCCAGAATCAGGGCAAAGGAGCCCGACTGCGACTGGCTGGACGAGAGGCCCAGAATTTCGAGCGGTATCTTTTTCAAAGGAACTAAGGGACTTAGGGTCTTACGATCGGGAGAGGTAGCACCTGACCGCATGAATGGGTTAGGAAGGCAAGGGAACTGGATGCAAAAGAAACCAATGCCCGCGTATCCGTCTGCATACGGCCAAAAAAGACTTAGGGTCTCAGGAAATTTTCGTCGGCCGCAGCCGAGTCATTTCCTGAGACCCTAACTCCTAAGTCCTAGCTGAGTTCTTTAACGGCCTGGGTCAGTTTGGGCAACACATCAAATACGTCGCCTACGATGCCGTAATCGGCAGCCTTGAAGAACGGCGCCTCGGGGTCTTTGTTAATGACCACAATTACCTTCGACGAGTTCACGCCGGCCAGGTGCTGAATAGCGCCCGAAATACCGCAGGCAATGTAGAGGTTCGGCGAAACAGTGATGCCCGTCTGGCCTACGTGCTCGTGGTGAGGGCGCCAGTCTACGTCCGACACCGGCTTAGAGCAGGCCGTAGCCGCGCCCAGGGCCTGGGCCAGGTCCTCGATGAGGTTCCAGTTTTCGGGGCCTTTCATGCCGCGGCCACCCGATACTACCTTATCAGCCTCAGGCAGCAGAATGCCGCCAGCCTGATCCTGCATTACTACCTGCTTGGGAGCATCGGCAAAGTCAGCGTCAGTTAGCTGGGCCGAGAAGGATACCACCTCAGCGGTTTTGCCAGCCTCGTGCAGGGCCTCGATGGAGTTCTTTTTAACGGCAATGATTTTCCGCTCGCCGTCCAGCTTCACATCGGCAAACGCCTTGCCCGAGAAAGCACCGCGCTTTACCGTGAACGAACCGCCCTCGGTTTTGGGCAGCTCTACTACGTTGGTAGCCAAGCTAGCCTGCAGGCGCACCGACAGGCGCGAGCCTACGGCGGCGCCAATGTTGGAGTTAGCCAGCACAATTACTTTGGCGTCTTCCTGCTGGGCCGCGGTGGCAATCAGCTTGGTGTAGGCACCGTTCACGAAATCTTTCAGGCGGGGCTCCTTGTCGTAGAGCACTTTGGCAACGCCCTGTTCACCCAGCTTGGCCAGGTTGGCTTCGGTAGCCTCGCCCACAGCCACGGCCGTAGCCGTGGTGCCGAGCAGCTGGGCTACCTGGCTGCCGTAGGAAGCCACTTCCAGCGAGGATTTCTTTACCTCGCCACCGTCACATTCAACAACTATCAGTACAGACATGATTTTTTCAATTAAGAATTAAGAATTAACAATTAAAAATGGAGCATTGGAACTGCTACTCTCGCTGTTGAGAGCAATTATTCATTCTTAATTGTTAATTCTTAATTGATATTTAGATGACCTTGGCTTCGTTGCGGAGCAGCTTGATCAGCTCGCCGGCGTTTTCGGCCGGAATGAGCTTCACGCCTTGCTTGGCGGGGGGCAGGGCGTAGGAAGCAACCTCCGTACGGGCACCTTCGCCGGTGGGCTCAACTACTTTCAGGGGCTTGGTGCGGGCCGTCATGATGCCGCGCATGTTCGGGATGCGGGGCTCGCACATCGGCTGCTGGCACGAAGCCACGAAAGGCGCATTCACCTCCACGATTTCCTTGCCACCCTCAATTTCACGCTCCAGGGTAGCGGTGTTGCCGCTCATATCCAGTTTCATAGCGGGAGCCACCGTCGGGATGCCGAGCAGCTCGCCTACCATGCCGTGCACCTGAAAGCCGTTGTAGTCGATGCTCTCCTTGCCCATCAGAATTACATCGTAGCTACCTTCTTTGGCAATGGCGGCAATCTGCTGCGCCACGAAGAAAGCGTCCTTCGGAAAGGCGTTAACCCGGATGGCATCATCGGCACCAATGGCCAAAGCCTTGCGGATGTTAGGCTCGGTATCAGCCTCGCCTACGTTCAATACCGTTACGGTGCCGCCCTGGGCTTCCTTTAATTCGATGGCGCGAGTGAGTGCATACTCATCCCACGGATTAATCACGAACTGCACACCAGCCTTGTTAAACTCCTTATTATCAGGAGTAAAGGTGATTTTGGTGGTCGTGTCGGGCACGTTACTTATGCAAACGAGAAACTTCATCTACGGCTATTTATATGAGAAGAACACGGGGAAAGTCCCAAATTTGGGGCGAAGATACTTAAATCTGCCGCCCCATGGAAACGACACCAAGCCGCTTACAGCAACTCCTGGCCTTCTACCAGGATGATCCGACGGATCCGTTCACGATTTACGCTTTAGCCACCGAATACCGGACCACGGAGCCTCTGCGGGCCATGGAATATTACCAGAAGCTGCTCAATGAGCATCCGGAGTACGTGGGTACGTACTACCACGCCGGCAAGATGCTGCAGCAGCTTGAAAAGCCCGAAGAAGCCGAAAAGGTTTACCGCACCGGCCTGACCGTAGCCCGCCGGGCCGGCCAGATGCATGCCGCCAGCGAGATTCAGCAGGCCCTCAACCAGTTACTCGGCCTCGACTACGAGGATGAAGAATAAGATGGGGGTAGTACGATAAAAGTACTACCCCTTCTTTTCGGTCTAACCTCGGCTAAGTAATTAATCACCCGCCTAGCACTTCTTACTCTTGCGTCACTTTCGGTTATGAAAATATTGCTGGTAGAAGATGAGCCAAAGGTGTCGGCTTTTATCCGGCGGGGGCTGGAGGAGGAAGGCTTTGAGGTGGAAGTAGCCTACGATGGGCGTTTTGGCCGACAACTCGCCCTGGCCCACGCCTACGACCTGATTATTCTGGACGTCATCCTACCCTATTTCAGCGGCCTGGAGGTGCTGGAGGCCCTGCGGGCTCAGGACCAGGAAACGCCGGTACTCATGCTCACGGCCCTGGGCACCACCCAGGATAAGCTCCAGGGCTTTGGCGGCGGGGCCGATGACTACCTCGTCAAGCCCTTCGATTTCCCGGAGCTGGTAGCGCGGGTACGGGCCCTCACCCGCCGCCGGGGCCAACAGGCCAAAGGGGCCGTGCTTACGTTCGAAGATTTGACCCTGGATACCGCCGCCAAAATCGTAACCCGTGCCGGGCAGCCCGTAAAGCTTACGGCCCGGGAGTTTGGCCTGTTGGAGTTGCTGATGCGCCACCCCGGTCGCGTACTGAGCCGTGCTGAGCTGGCCGCCGACGTCTGGGAAGATTCCTTTGATGCTGGCTCTAACGTGGTGGACGTGTACATCAACTACCTGCGCAACAAAGTGGATAAGGCCTTCCCGCAGAAACTGATTCATACTGTGGTGGGTATGGGCTACGTGCTACGGGTACAAGAGTGAAATTATGAGAAGTGAAGGAGTGAGCCTAAATTCTTCTTCGCCTAAAAGCCTTTCATCATTTCACTCATCACCTAATAATATTACCCGCATGACCATCCGCAACCGTCTGACGTGGCTTTTTCTGGGGCTGGTAGCCGTGATTCTGCTGGCGGCCATGACGACGGTGTACATTCTGCAGACCGACTACACCCACGAGGAATTCCGGCAGCGCCTGCACGACCGGGCTGAGGTGACAGGCTACGTGTTTCTGGAGCAGGACGAGCTGCGGGCCGAAGCGTTCCGCGACTTCCAGCGCCGCTACATGCGCACCCTCACCGAGGAAGTGCTGCAGATATATGACAGCAATCTGCAGCCCCGCTTTATTGAGCAGGACGTGCGGGTCAGGATTTCCGACCACATTCTAGCCCGGATTCTCACAGAAAAGGAGGTGTACTTCGAGATTGGGTCGCGCCAGGCGGTAGGCATTTTCTACAGCGACAACCAGGGCAAGTTCATCATCGTGGCCGCTGCCCAAAACCGTTCGGGAGCGGCCCGCCTGGAGTATCTGGGCCTGATCCTGGTCTGCATTTTTGTGGGAAGTCTGGTACTGATTTACGTGGCCGGACGTGTATTTGCCGGCAAAGCCCTGGCGCCCATTGCCGCCGTGAACGACCAGGTGGACCGCATTACGGCCCAGGACCTGCACCTGCGCGTGAACGAAGGCATCAGCCACGAACAGGATGAAATAACCCGCCTGGCCCGCACCTTCAACCGCATGCTGGAGCGCCTGGAAGATGGCTTTGAGACCCAACGCACCTTCGTTAGCAATGCCTCTCATGAGCTGCGCACCCCCCTCACGGCTACCATCGGCGAGCTGCAGGTGCTGCTGAACCGGGAGCGAGAGCCAGCGGCCTACCGCGAGGGGGTGGCCTCGGTGCTGCACGAGCTCCAGCAGCTTAAGCTCTTGATCAATAACCTCCTGGAGCTTACCCAAACCAACCATGGTGCCACCGACGACATCCGGCTGGACGAGCTGCTGTGGGAAGCCCGCGAGGCCGTAGCGCCTGCCCAGCGGCCC is a genomic window containing:
- a CDS encoding ATP-binding protein, which encodes MTIRNRLTWLFLGLVAVILLAAMTTVYILQTDYTHEEFRQRLHDRAEVTGYVFLEQDELRAEAFRDFQRRYMRTLTEEVLQIYDSNLQPRFIEQDVRVRISDHILARILTEKEVYFEIGSRQAVGIFYSDNQGKFIIVAAAQNRSGAARLEYLGLILVCIFVGSLVLIYVAGRVFAGKALAPIAAVNDQVDRITAQDLHLRVNEGISHEQDEITRLARTFNRMLERLEDGFETQRTFVSNASHELRTPLTATIGELQVLLNREREPAAYREGVASVLHELQQLKLLINNLLELTQTNHGATDDIRLDELLWEAREAVAPAQRPRLHITLGNLPEDAEQLEIRGNRQLLGRALTNLLDNALKYSGPEQNVEVRLDYAQGRRYIRVQDHGIGISDKALPQIFQPFFRADNARDVVGHGVGLPLARKIIQLHGGELRITSRLGEGTLAEIVL
- a CDS encoding electron transfer flavoprotein subunit beta/FixA family protein: MKFLVCISNVPDTTTKITFTPDNKEFNKAGVQFVINPWDEYALTRAIELKEAQGGTVTVLNVGEADTEPNIRKALAIGADDAIRVNAFPKDAFFVAQQIAAIAKEGSYDVILMGKESIDYNGFQVHGMVGELLGIPTVAPAMKLDMSGNTATLEREIEGGKEIVEVNAPFVASCQQPMCEPRIPNMRGIMTARTKPLKVVEPTGEGARTEVASYALPPAKQGVKLIPAENAGELIKLLRNEAKVI
- a CDS encoding tetratricopeptide repeat protein, yielding METTPSRLQQLLAFYQDDPTDPFTIYALATEYRTTEPLRAMEYYQKLLNEHPEYVGTYYHAGKMLQQLEKPEEAEKVYRTGLTVARRAGQMHAASEIQQALNQLLGLDYEDEE
- a CDS encoding response regulator transcription factor, yielding MKILLVEDEPKVSAFIRRGLEEEGFEVEVAYDGRFGRQLALAHAYDLIILDVILPYFSGLEVLEALRAQDQETPVLMLTALGTTQDKLQGFGGGADDYLVKPFDFPELVARVRALTRRRGQQAKGAVLTFEDLTLDTAAKIVTRAGQPVKLTAREFGLLELLMRHPGRVLSRAELAADVWEDSFDAGSNVVDVYINYLRNKVDKAFPQKLIHTVVGMGYVLRVQE
- a CDS encoding electron transfer flavoprotein subunit alpha/FixB family protein; its protein translation is MSVLIVVECDGGEVKKSSLEVASYGSQVAQLLGTTATAVAVGEATEANLAKLGEQGVAKVLYDKEPRLKDFVNGAYTKLIATAAQQEDAKVIVLANSNIGAAVGSRLSVRLQASLATNVVELPKTEGGSFTVKRGAFSGKAFADVKLDGERKIIAVKKNSIEALHEAGKTAEVVSFSAQLTDADFADAPKQVVMQDQAGGILLPEADKVVSGGRGMKGPENWNLIEDLAQALGAATACSKPVSDVDWRPHHEHVGQTGITVSPNLYIACGISGAIQHLAGVNSSKVIVVINKDPEAPFFKAADYGIVGDVFDVLPKLTQAVKELS
- a CDS encoding bifunctional nuclease family protein; this translates as MKKIPLEILGLSSSQSQSGSFALILGEKTGNRRLPIIIGMFEAQSIAIQIEKISPNRPLTHDLFKSFAEQMHVAVLEVLISDLKEGVFYSKIVCSDGASTFELDARPSDAIAIGLRFGVPIFTVESVLSEAGIILSDLDENADEDDDDTDDDEDEDNDQPTPKPAEPREPSGQVSLDELTKMLAQALEREDYEKAAKIRDELNKRNG